GATGGCCAAGCAAGAGAGAGGCCTGCGCTTCCAACCCACGGGCGGCAGCAAGGCACCACAAATCCCGACCGGCAAAAAGCAGCGCTTGAGCATCGAGCGCCTGGCCAATGACGGTCGCGGCATCGCGTTTTTCGAAGGGCGTACCTGGTTCGTCATCGGCGCGCTGGCCGGTGAGGAGGTCGAGGCGCGCGTGCTCAATGCCCACGGCAAAGTGGTCGAGGCACGCACCGAGCGGGTATTCCAGGCCAGCGAACTGCGGCGCCCGGCACCGTGCCCGCACGCCGGTCGTTGCGGCGGTTGCAGCGTGCAACATCTGCCGCACACCGAGCAGCTTGCCCTGAAACAGCGCATGCTCGCCGAGCAATTGTCCAAGGTTGCCGGGGTCGAACCGCAAGAGTGGGCGGCGCCGCTGAGCGGTCCGGAATTCGCCTACCGTCGTCGCGCCCGCGTGGCGGTGCGCTGGGACATGAAGGCGAAAAAGCTCGAAGTCGGGTTCCGTGCTGCCGGCAGTCAGGACATCGTCGCGATCAGCGAATGTCCGGTGCTGGTACAGCCCTTGCAACCGATCATCACGCGCTTGCCGGAAATGCTTCGACGCCTGAGCAAACCTCAAGCGCTGGGGCACGTGGAATTGTTCAGCGGTTCTTCGTTGGCGGTGTTGTTGCGGCATATGTCGCCGTTGTCCGAGGCCGATCTGACGATTCTCAAGGATTTCTGCGCGTTTCATGAAGCGCAATTGTGGCTGCATGGCGATGGCGAACCGTACCCGGTCGAGGCTGACCAGACGTTGGGTTATCGGCTGCAGCAGTGGGATTTGGACCTCGCGTATCGGCCCGGGGATTTCATCCAGGTCAACGCCGGGGTCAACGAAGCCATGGTCGCGCAGGCGCTGGAATGGCTGAAGCCGGCGGCGGATGAGCGGGTGCTGGATCTGTTCTGCGGTCTCGGCAATTTTGCCTTGCCGCTGGCCAAAGTCGTCCGCGAAGTAGTCGCGGTCGAAGGTGTGCAGACCATGGTCGAGCGCGCCGCTGCCAACGCTGCCAGTAACAATTTGCATAACACCAAATTTTTTCAGGCCGATTTATCCCAGCCTTTGGCCGATGCCGAATGGGCGCGCGAAGGCTTTTCTGCGGTACTCTTGGACCCACCACGCGACGGTGCTTTCGAGGTGGTGCGCAAGCTCGCATCCCTGGGCGCCAAACGGTTGGTGTACGTGTCGTGCAACCCGGCAACGCTGGCGCGCGACACGGTCGAATTGGTCAAGCAGGGCTACCGGTTAAAACGTGCCGGGATTCTCGATATGTTTCCTCAGACGGCACATGTCGAGGCCATGGCGTTATTTGAAGCGAGCTAGGACGGCTCGTCTCGTCCGACTGGCCGCCCGTGCAGCCGCCGCGCAACCGCCCGGCGCGGGCGCACGGGCAGTGAAGGTCAGCGATTTGACGCATTGAACTGCGTCGTAGGGAAGGTAAGCAAGATGGTACAGGTGAGAGCACACCAGCCGATCAACACCGACGGCAGTATCAATCTCGAGGCTTGGCTCGATCATGCGGTCAGTGTCGATCTGGCACTGGATCGCGAAGCCTTGAAGGAAGCGTGCGAGTTCGCTCGCATGTCCGAACAACAGGCCAATGCGGCAAAAAATCTGTGGTCCGAGGGGACCTCAAGTTTTCGCACCGGCCTTGAGATCGCCGAGATTCTCGCCGACCTTAAACTCGATCAGGATTCGTTGGTGGCGGCGGTGCTGTACCGCGGCGTGCGCGAAGGCCAGATCGAACTGCCGGCAGTCAGCCAGCGGTTCGGTCCGGTGGTCGCCAAGCTGATTGACGGCGTGTTGCGCATGGCGGCCATCAGCGCCAGCCTGAGCCCGCGTCAATCGCTGGTGCTGGGCACCCAGGGCCAGGTCGAAAACCTGCGCAAAATGCTCGTGGCGATGGTCGATGACGTGCGCGTCGCGCTGATCAAACTGGCCGAACGTACCTGCGCGATCCGTGCGGTGAAAACCGCCGACGACGAAAAGCGCAATCGCGTCGCCCGTGAAGTCTTCGACATCTATGCACCGCTGGCCCACCGTCTCGGCATCGGCCACATCAAGTGGGAACTGGAGGATTTGTCCTTCCGTTACCTCGAGCCTGACCAATACAAACAGATTGCCAAGTTGCTGCACGAGCGGCGGCTGGATCGCGAGCGCTTCATCGGCGACGTGATGAACCAGTTGCGCAACGAATTGACCGCCACCGGCGTCGATGCCGACATCAGTGGCCGGGCCAAACACATTTATTCGATCTGGCGCAAAATGCAGCGCAAAGGTCTGGAATTCAGCCAGATCTACGACGTGCGGGCCGTGCGCGTGCTGGTCCCGGAAATGCGCGACTGCTACACCGCGCTCGGCATCGTTCACACCTTGTGGCGGCACATCCCGAAAGAATTCGACGACTACATCGCCAACCCGAAAGAGAACGGCTACCGCTCGCTGCACACGGCGGTCATCGGCCCGGAAGGCAAGGTGCTGGAAGTGCAGATCCGCACGCATTCCATGCACGAAGAAGCCGAACTCGGGGTTTGCGCGCATTGGCGCTATAAAGGCACCGACGTCAAATCCGGCTCCAACCATTACGAAGAGAAGATTTCCTGGCTGCGTCAGGTCCTCGAGTGGCACGAAGAGCTGGGTGATATCGGCGGTCTGGCCGATCAATTGCGCGTCGATATCGAACCGGATCGGGTGTACATCTTTACCCCCGACGGCCACGCCATCGACTTGCCGAAAGGCTCGACACCGCTGGACTTCGCCTACCGCGTGCACACCGAAATCGGTCACAACTGTCGTGGCGCCAAGATCAACGGGCGCATTGTGCCGCTCAACTACAGCCTGCAAACCGGTGAGCAGGTCGAGATCATCACCAGCAAACACGGGACGCCGAGTCGCGACTGGCTGAACTCGAACCTTGGTTACGTCACTACCTCGCGAGCGCGGGCGAAGATCGTTCACTGGTTCAAATTGCAGGCCCGTGACCAGAACGTCGCGGCCGGTAAAACCTTGCTCGAGCGCGAACTGACACGTCTCGGCTTGCCCGCGGTGGATTTCGACAAGCTGGCCGAAAAAGCCAACATGAAAACCGCCGAGGACATGTTCGCCGCCCTCGGTGCCGGCGATTTGCGCCTGGCGCAACTGGTGAATCTGGCGCAACAACTGGTCGAGCCGGAGCGCGGCAACGAACAGCTGGAGCTGATCCCGCGCAAAGCCACCGGTTACAAGCCGGGCAAGCGTGGCGACATCCAGATTCAAGGCGTCGGCAACCTGATGACGCAAATGGCCGGCTGCTGTCAGCCGTTGCCGGGCGACGCGATTGTCGGTTACATCACCCAGGGCCGGGGCGTGAGCATTCACCGCCAGGATTGCGCCTCGGTGCTGCAACTCGGCGGGCGCGAGCCGGAGCGGATCATTCAGGTCAGCTGGGGCCCGGTGCCGGTGCTCACCTATCCGGTGGACATCATCATCCGCGCCTACGACCGGTCCGGCCTGCTGCGTGACGTTTCGCAAGTGCTGCTCAACGAGCGGATCAACGTGCTCGCGGTCAACACCCGCTCGAACAAAGAGGACAACACTGCGTTGATGTCCCTGACCATCGAGATTCCGGGGCTGGACGCATTGGGCCGATTGCTCGGGCGGATTTCGCAGTTGCCGAACATCATCGAAACCCGGCGTAACCGCACGCCGTGAAGCGGTCCCTTGTAGGAGCGAGGCTTGCCCGCGAAGGCGTCATACCTGACACACCGCCTTCGCGGGCAAGCCTCGCTCCTACAGGTTTCCGGTTGCCCAATACACCGCGTTGCCGCAGAGATTGATTGATGTATTCACTTGAAGATTTACTGCACCTGATGAACCGCCTGCGCGACCCGCAGTTCGGTTGCCCGTGGGACATCAGGCAAACTTACGCGAGCATCGTCCCGCACACCCTGGAAGAAGCCTACGAAGTTGCCGACGCCATCGAGCGTGGCGACTTTGATCACTTGCAGGGCGAGTTGGGCGATTTGTTGTTTCAGGTGGTTTATTACAGCCAGCTGGCCCGGGAAGAAGGGCGCTTCGAATTCGCCGGCGTGGTCGACAGCATTACCCGCAAGCTGATTCGCCGGCATCCTCACGTGTTCCCTACTGGCGATCTGTATGCGCCGCTGGACGTACCACGCCTGAACGAAGAACAGGTCAAACAGCGCTGGGAACAGATCAAGGCTGAGGAGCGCGCCGAGAAATCGTCGGCGCCTGAGCAACTGTCCTTGCTCGATGACGTGCCCGCCGCGCTGCCAGCCTTGTCCCGTTCGGCCAAATTGCAGAAGCGCGCCGGGCAGGTCGGTTTCGACTGGCCGGACGCCTTGCCGGTGCTGGACAAGGTCCGCGAAGAGCTCGATGAAGTGCTCGAAGCGATGGCCGACAACGACTCGGCAGCGATTGCCGATGAAGTCGGGGACTTGCTGTTTTCAGTGGTCAATCTGGCGCGGCACCTCAAGGTCGATCCGGAAACCGCACTGCGCGGCGCCAATGGCAAATTCGAAAGACGCTTCCGTTTTATCGAACAGGCATTGCGCGACACCCACCGTCCCATAGAAGATTGCACCCTCGAAGAGTTGGACGCCTTGTGGGGCGAAGCCAAACGTCAGGAAAAGAATTTGCCCAGCTGCGGTTGAGCAGTTGCCTAAGTGAGAAATAAGCACCATGAGCATTTCCCTTCGCGACCAGTTGCTCAAAGCAGGGCTGGTCAACCAAAAGCAGGCCAAACAGGTCGGCAAAGACAAGCAGAAACAGCAACGCCTGGCCCACAAGGGGCAGATTGAACTCGATGATTCGCAGCAGCGCGCGGCTCAGGAAGCGAAGGCCGAGAAGGTCAAGCGCGACCAGGAGCTGAACCGTCAGCAACAGGAGAAGGTCGAGGCCAAGGCCCGCGCCGCTCAGGTCAAGCAACTGATCGAGGCGTCGCGCCTGCCGAAGCTGACCACCGAGGATTACTACAACTTCGTTGACGACAAGAAGGTCAAGCGCCTGTGCGTCAACACGCTGATGCGCAACAAGCTCAGCAACGGTTCGCTGGCGATCGTGCATCACGCCGGCGGCTACGAAGTGATTCCGCGTGAGGCGGCGCTGAAGATCCAGGAGCGCGATCCGCAGCGCATCGTGCAGATGAACGTGAAGACTGAAGAAGTCGCGGCTGAGGACGATCCGTACGCGGCTTATCAGATTCCTGATGATCTGATGTGGTAAGGCTTGCTGTGTCGAGTCGATAAAAGGCTCGCTACAACGACGAACCCCGCCAATGGCGGGGTTCGTCGTTTTCAATGCTGTGATTGCCAAATGCTTCGCGGTGTCAGGCAGAACGTAACTCGCGTTGTTGTTCCAGGGTTTCCAGTTCGGCCTTGTAGTTGTGCGCGTCGGTCTCGGAATGAAACATCCCGACCAGCAAGTCTTGTTGATGCACATCCCAGATCCGCACACCGGCGGCCACGCCTTCGTGGGACATGTGTGAATCGTCGCGTTCAGTTACTTTTACAGTCATCTGCTAGCTCCAATTTCAGTTATCTGCAGCAAAGCGTGTGCAGGCCTCTGTTATATGTTTGGTTAGCTCCCTAAGTAAACGCTTTCGTTTCGCAACGAATAATTGCGAAAACTGCAAATGGGCTGCAGCCCGCTAAAACCGCGACATTCGGTCGCAGGCGCTTGAGTTTCATGACAAATGTTTCATGTTGGCCCGAGTAAATGCACGACTTGTAGCAGCTGGCGAAGCCTGCGTTCGGCGACGAAGTCGTCGCAAATTCGGAATATACGATTTACCTGACATACCGCATTGGCTGATTTCACGACGACTGCGTCGCCGAACGCAGGCTTCGCCAGCTGCTACAGGAGGGCGGCGGGGAGGTGTTTTTCCAGGCATAAAAAAACGCCCCGAACCAGTCGGGGCGTTTTTATCTGAAGCGAGCGGCGGCGAGTATTACTTGCCGGCCCAGCGCTTCAATACCAGCGTGGCGTTAGTACCGCCGAAGCCGAAGCTGTTGCTCATCACGGTGTTGATGGTGGCGTCTTCGCGCGTCTTGGTCAGGATCGGCATGTCTGCCACTTCCGGGTCCAGCTCGTCGATGTTGGCGGAGCCCGCCATGAAGTTGCCTTCCATCATCAGCATGCAGTAGATCGCTTCGTGAACGCCGGCGGCGCCCAGGGAGTGACCCGACAGGCTCTTGGTCGAGCTGATGGCCGGAGCGTTCGCGCCGAACACTTCACGCACACCTTTCATTTCCGCGACGTCGCCGACCGGAGTCGAAGTGCCGTGGGTGTTTAGGTAGTCGATCGGGGTATCCACGGTGGACATCGCCATCTGCATGCAGCGGATTGCGCCTTCGCCGCTTGGGGCGACCATGTCGTAACCGTCGGACGTTGCGCCGTAGCCAACGATTTCCGCGTAGATCTTCGCGCCGCGGGCCAGAGCGTGTTCCAGCTCTTCAACCACGACCATGCCGCCACCGCCGGCAATGACAAAACCGTCACGGTCAGCGTCGTAGGCACGGGAAGCTTGTTCCGGGGTGTCGTTACGCTTGCTGGACAGAGCGCCCATGGCGTCGAACA
The window above is part of the Pseudomonas prosekii genome. Proteins encoded here:
- the rlmD gene encoding 23S rRNA (uracil(1939)-C(5))-methyltransferase RlmD, which produces MAKQERGLRFQPTGGSKAPQIPTGKKQRLSIERLANDGRGIAFFEGRTWFVIGALAGEEVEARVLNAHGKVVEARTERVFQASELRRPAPCPHAGRCGGCSVQHLPHTEQLALKQRMLAEQLSKVAGVEPQEWAAPLSGPEFAYRRRARVAVRWDMKAKKLEVGFRAAGSQDIVAISECPVLVQPLQPIITRLPEMLRRLSKPQALGHVELFSGSSLAVLLRHMSPLSEADLTILKDFCAFHEAQLWLHGDGEPYPVEADQTLGYRLQQWDLDLAYRPGDFIQVNAGVNEAMVAQALEWLKPAADERVLDLFCGLGNFALPLAKVVREVVAVEGVQTMVERAAANAASNNLHNTKFFQADLSQPLADAEWAREGFSAVLLDPPRDGAFEVVRKLASLGAKRLVYVSCNPATLARDTVELVKQGYRLKRAGILDMFPQTAHVEAMALFEAS
- the relA gene encoding GTP diphosphokinase, with product MVQVRAHQPINTDGSINLEAWLDHAVSVDLALDREALKEACEFARMSEQQANAAKNLWSEGTSSFRTGLEIAEILADLKLDQDSLVAAVLYRGVREGQIELPAVSQRFGPVVAKLIDGVLRMAAISASLSPRQSLVLGTQGQVENLRKMLVAMVDDVRVALIKLAERTCAIRAVKTADDEKRNRVAREVFDIYAPLAHRLGIGHIKWELEDLSFRYLEPDQYKQIAKLLHERRLDRERFIGDVMNQLRNELTATGVDADISGRAKHIYSIWRKMQRKGLEFSQIYDVRAVRVLVPEMRDCYTALGIVHTLWRHIPKEFDDYIANPKENGYRSLHTAVIGPEGKVLEVQIRTHSMHEEAELGVCAHWRYKGTDVKSGSNHYEEKISWLRQVLEWHEELGDIGGLADQLRVDIEPDRVYIFTPDGHAIDLPKGSTPLDFAYRVHTEIGHNCRGAKINGRIVPLNYSLQTGEQVEIITSKHGTPSRDWLNSNLGYVTTSRARAKIVHWFKLQARDQNVAAGKTLLERELTRLGLPAVDFDKLAEKANMKTAEDMFAALGAGDLRLAQLVNLAQQLVEPERGNEQLELIPRKATGYKPGKRGDIQIQGVGNLMTQMAGCCQPLPGDAIVGYITQGRGVSIHRQDCASVLQLGGREPERIIQVSWGPVPVLTYPVDIIIRAYDRSGLLRDVSQVLLNERINVLAVNTRSNKEDNTALMSLTIEIPGLDALGRLLGRISQLPNIIETRRNRTP
- the mazG gene encoding nucleoside triphosphate pyrophosphohydrolase; the protein is MYSLEDLLHLMNRLRDPQFGCPWDIRQTYASIVPHTLEEAYEVADAIERGDFDHLQGELGDLLFQVVYYSQLAREEGRFEFAGVVDSITRKLIRRHPHVFPTGDLYAPLDVPRLNEEQVKQRWEQIKAEERAEKSSAPEQLSLLDDVPAALPALSRSAKLQKRAGQVGFDWPDALPVLDKVREELDEVLEAMADNDSAAIADEVGDLLFSVVNLARHLKVDPETALRGANGKFERRFRFIEQALRDTHRPIEDCTLEELDALWGEAKRQEKNLPSCG
- a CDS encoding DUF2058 domain-containing protein, giving the protein MSISLRDQLLKAGLVNQKQAKQVGKDKQKQQRLAHKGQIELDDSQQRAAQEAKAEKVKRDQELNRQQQEKVEAKARAAQVKQLIEASRLPKLTTEDYYNFVDDKKVKRLCVNTLMRNKLSNGSLAIVHHAGGYEVIPREAALKIQERDPQRIVQMNVKTEEVAAEDDPYAAYQIPDDLMW
- the fabB gene encoding beta-ketoacyl-ACP synthase I; this encodes MRRVVITGLGIVSCLGNDKETVSANLRASRPGIRFNPEYAEMGLRSQVSGSIDLPLEELIDRKIYRFVGHAAAYAYLAMKDAITDSGLTDEQVSNPRTGLIAGSGGASTLNQMEALDILREKGVKRVGPYRVTRTMSSTVSACLATPFKIKGLNYSIASACATSAHCIGTAMEQIQMGKQDIVFAGGGEEEHWSQSFLFDAMGALSSKRNDTPEQASRAYDADRDGFVIAGGGGMVVVEELEHALARGAKIYAEIVGYGATSDGYDMVAPSGEGAIRCMQMAMSTVDTPIDYLNTHGTSTPVGDVAEMKGVREVFGANAPAISSTKSLSGHSLGAAGVHEAIYCMLMMEGNFMAGSANIDELDPEVADMPILTKTREDATINTVMSNSFGFGGTNATLVLKRWAGK